A genomic window from Nicotiana sylvestris chromosome 11, ASM39365v2, whole genome shotgun sequence includes:
- the LOC104231661 gene encoding putative EG45-like domain containing protein 1: MAISKSILLLIGVVTTLFSIVSAIPGTASFYYNLPYVSSVCFGNTSQGTLVASSDQLGEEFQCGTLLKVTCTGPVPKPCTGKSVVVKIVHTCPGCGVTMDLSKEAFAIIATPVTVDNIIKIDYVKVS, translated from the exons ATGGCAATTTCTAAAAGTATTCTTCTTCTTATTGGTGTTGTAACAACTTTGTTCTCCATAGTTTCGGCTATACCAGGGACTGCATCATTTTACTACAATTTACCATATGTTT CTTCGGTATGTTTCGGAAACACATCCCAAGGTACCCTTGTAGCATCGAGTGATCAACTCGGGGAGGAATTTCAGTGTGGAACATTATTAAAGGTTACATGCACTGGTCCAGTGCCAAAGCCTTGCACTGGCAAGAGTGTTGTGGTAAAAATTGTTCATACTTGCCCTGGATGTGGTGTAACCATGGATCTCTCTAAAGAAGCATTTGCAATCATTGCTACTCCTGTCACGGTCGATAACATTATAAAGATCGACTACGTCAA GGTGTCATGA